One window of Thermodesulfovibrionales bacterium genomic DNA carries:
- a CDS encoding MFS transporter — protein VFWLSMIPGIIAVLLIILFIKEKQRSSPLSSERPKLSLRHFDWRFKFFVLIATLFAVGNSSDVFLILRARQTGIPSHTIPMLYLVFNVIYSLSAVPAGIVADRFGRKRVILAGFILFAVVYFGFAMVERTATVWVLFALYGVFMGLTDGTQKAFLAGMIPADFKATAFGLYHTAVGLAMFPASLAGGWLWDHFSPSATFYYGACTACLSCILFIVFMAATRESR, from the coding sequence GTCTTCTGGCTGTCGATGATACCGGGAATCATCGCGGTGCTTCTCATCATCCTTTTCATCAAAGAGAAGCAAAGATCGTCTCCTCTCTCTTCGGAAAGGCCGAAATTGTCGTTGAGGCACTTTGACTGGAGATTCAAGTTCTTCGTCCTCATCGCAACGCTCTTCGCGGTCGGAAACTCGAGTGACGTCTTTTTGATACTCAGGGCCCGGCAGACAGGGATACCCTCGCACACGATACCGATGCTCTATCTGGTATTTAACGTTATTTACTCTTTATCCGCGGTCCCGGCAGGTATCGTGGCTGACAGATTCGGAAGGAAAAGGGTGATACTCGCCGGATTTATCCTGTTCGCTGTCGTCTATTTCGGGTTTGCGATGGTGGAGAGAACTGCGACGGTATGGGTATTGTTCGCGCTCTACGGAGTCTTCATGGGACTTACGGACGGCACGCAAAAGGCATTTCTTGCCGGCATGATACCGGCTGATTTCAAGGCAACGGCCTTTGGTCTCTATCACACCGCGGTCGGCCTCGCGATGTTTCCCGCAAGTCTCGCAGGCGGATGGCTCTGGGATCATTTTTCGCCGTCGGCTACTTTTTACTATGGGGCCTGCACGGCCTGTCTCTCATGTATTCTCTTCATCGTCTTTATGGCTGCGACGAGAGAATCACGGTAA